A single Fundidesulfovibrio soli DNA region contains:
- a CDS encoding response regulator: MKDWNILLVDDEEDFVQTLAERLELRGIDCRVALDGEAGLAAMAESTPDVVVLDMFMPGIKGLEVLRLIRERYPKVQVILLTGQGATKDGMDGMKLGAFDYMIKPLSIDDLTAKIGEAVKLARS; the protein is encoded by the coding sequence ATGAAGGATTGGAACATCCTGCTGGTGGACGACGAGGAAGACTTCGTCCAGACCCTGGCGGAACGCCTCGAACTGCGCGGCATCGACTGCCGGGTGGCGCTGGACGGCGAAGCCGGGCTTGCGGCCATGGCCGAGAGCACGCCCGATGTCGTCGTGCTGGACATGTTCATGCCGGGCATCAAGGGCCTTGAGGTCCTGCGGCTGATCCGCGAGCGCTACCCAAAGGTGCAGGTGATTCTGCTCACGGGGCAGGGGGCCACCAAGGACGGCATGGACGGCATGAAACTCGGGGCGTTCGACTACATGATCAAGCCGCTCTCCATAGACGACCTGACGGCCAAGATCGGCGAGGCCGTGAAGCTGGCCAGGAGCTAG
- a CDS encoding response regulator, giving the protein MNKIKLLLVDDEENFVNTLAERMKMRDVPSKVVYSGEAALDALRTGEPDVMILDLRMPGIDGMEVLRKVRQTNPTVRIIILTGHGTDLDEEEARKLGAFHYHKKPIDIDELLGTVKKAYRDRMEDAMVVAALAEEGDFDSARQVLDEDK; this is encoded by the coding sequence ATGAACAAGATCAAGCTGCTTCTCGTGGATGATGAGGAAAACTTCGTCAACACCCTGGCCGAACGCATGAAGATGCGCGACGTGCCCTCCAAGGTGGTCTATTCGGGCGAGGCCGCGCTGGACGCGCTCAGGACCGGCGAACCCGACGTGATGATCCTCGACCTGCGCATGCCCGGCATCGACGGCATGGAAGTGCTGCGCAAGGTGCGCCAGACCAACCCCACCGTGCGCATCATCATCCTCACCGGCCACGGCACGGACCTGGACGAGGAAGAGGCCCGCAAGCTGGGCGCCTTCCACTACCACAAGAAGCCCATCGACATCGACGAGCTGCTTGGCACCGTGAAGAAGGCCTACCGCGACCGCATGGAAGACGCCATGGTCGTGGCGGCCCTGGCCGAGGAAGGCGACTTCGACAGCGCCCGCCAGGTGCTCGACGAGGACAAATAA
- a CDS encoding sensor histidine kinase, with product MRPKTLLIDDERDFVQLLAVRLEARDFPVTAAFDAAGGLALVESQAPSVVVLDINLPDRSGLDVLREMRERWPLVQVVMLTGQSDVATAVAGMKYGAADYLTKPVDIEALTAALERAVMRRMDQEENLRMIETGKLAAIGRLAEGVAHEISNPVNIMMQKAGWALELMEEPGFSACPDSHEVRSELEAIVNQGRRCKTVVGRLMKVGGRIDPRASEFDPVEAVRAGLELVRERAANQSVAFDVCAGKPVARVFLPRFEIEQVVRRLAENALDAMPRGGTLRVEVRDHPPGSVEIELEDTGPGVPEAIAQRIFEPFFSTKEVGKGSGLGLSICDGIMKSLGGGVALTRTDGPGAVFVVTLPALPAGT from the coding sequence ATGCGCCCCAAGACCCTGCTCATCGACGATGAGCGCGACTTCGTCCAGCTCCTGGCCGTGCGCCTGGAGGCAAGGGACTTCCCCGTGACGGCCGCGTTCGACGCGGCCGGGGGGCTCGCGCTCGTGGAGAGCCAGGCCCCCTCGGTGGTGGTGCTGGACATCAACCTGCCGGACCGCAGCGGCCTGGACGTGCTGCGCGAAATGCGCGAGCGCTGGCCGCTGGTCCAGGTTGTTATGCTCACGGGCCAGTCCGACGTGGCCACGGCCGTGGCGGGCATGAAGTACGGGGCGGCCGACTACCTGACAAAGCCCGTGGACATCGAGGCCCTCACGGCCGCCCTGGAGCGGGCCGTGATGCGCCGCATGGACCAGGAAGAGAACCTGCGCATGATCGAGACGGGCAAGCTCGCCGCCATTGGCCGGCTGGCCGAAGGGGTCGCCCACGAGATCAGCAACCCCGTGAACATTATGATGCAGAAGGCCGGCTGGGCCCTTGAGCTCATGGAGGAGCCCGGCTTCTCCGCCTGCCCGGATTCGCACGAGGTGCGCTCGGAGCTGGAGGCCATCGTCAACCAGGGGCGGCGCTGCAAGACCGTGGTGGGGCGGCTCATGAAGGTGGGCGGGCGCATCGACCCCCGCGCCTCCGAGTTCGACCCCGTGGAGGCCGTGCGCGCCGGGCTGGAGCTAGTGCGCGAGCGCGCGGCGAACCAGAGCGTCGCCTTCGACGTCTGCGCGGGAAAACCCGTGGCCAGGGTCTTCCTTCCGCGCTTCGAGATCGAGCAGGTGGTGCGCCGCCTGGCCGAGAACGCCCTGGACGCCATGCCCCGGGGCGGAACGCTCCGGGTGGAGGTGCGCGACCACCCGCCCGGGAGCGTGGAAATCGAGCTGGAAGACACCGGCCCCGGCGTGCCCGAGGCCATCGCCCAGCGCATATTCGAGCCGTTCTTCTCCACCAAGGAGGTGGGCAAGGGCTCGGGGCTGGGGCTCTCCATCTGCGACGGGATCATGAAGTCCCTGGGCGGGGGCGTCGCGCTGACGCGCACCGACGGCCCGGGGGCGGTCTTCGTGGTCACGCTGCCCGCTCTGCCCGCAGGAACCTAA
- a CDS encoding substrate-binding periplasmic protein, protein MACFLAVCLSALCAPPRAAAQPVTVLTFERPPYYTLGVNGHPQGFLLSLADRILREAGLLPEYVDIPSGRILMELAAAKTPTCAVGWYMTPERTRTAEYSYPIYQDAPLMALFRDDFQGLPDGPATLRGLAAMPGLVFGLNESFSYGPEVDTLMANMPRPPVRVNGTQLQLVRMLHASRFDVMLVNPEEIDALATETGVDPFSLRIVPLADLRKGRLRYLLFNKSIDPAVLGRVNRAIEKLVKLE, encoded by the coding sequence TTGGCCTGCTTCCTCGCCGTCTGCCTGAGCGCGCTGTGCGCGCCCCCGCGAGCGGCGGCCCAGCCCGTCACGGTGCTCACCTTCGAGCGCCCGCCCTACTACACGCTCGGCGTAAACGGCCATCCCCAGGGTTTCCTGCTCTCCCTGGCGGACCGCATCCTGCGTGAAGCCGGCCTGCTCCCCGAATATGTGGACATTCCCTCCGGGCGCATCCTCATGGAGCTGGCCGCGGCCAAGACACCCACCTGCGCCGTGGGCTGGTACATGACCCCGGAACGGACCCGCACCGCCGAGTACAGCTACCCCATCTACCAGGACGCGCCGCTGATGGCCCTCTTCCGCGACGACTTCCAGGGCCTGCCGGACGGCCCCGCCACCCTGCGCGGGCTGGCCGCCATGCCGGGCCTGGTGTTCGGGCTCAACGAGTCCTTCTCGTACGGACCGGAGGTGGACACGCTCATGGCCAACATGCCCCGGCCGCCCGTGCGGGTGAACGGCACGCAGCTGCAGCTGGTGCGGATGCTCCACGCCAGCCGCTTCGACGTCATGCTCGTCAACCCCGAGGAGATCGACGCCCTGGCTACCGAAACGGGCGTCGACCCGTTCTCGTTGCGCATCGTCCCCCTGGCCGACCTGCGCAAGGGCCGCCTGCGCTACCTGCTGTTCAACAAGTCCATCGACCCGGCCGTGCTCGGCAGGGTCAACAGGGCCATCGAGAAACTCGTCAAACTGGAATGA
- the rfaE2 gene encoding D-glycero-beta-D-manno-heptose 1-phosphate adenylyltransferase, producing MFPPTRHKALPLEELLARLEPLRAAGGIVFTNGCFDLLHAGHVDLLERARALGRVLVVGLNSDASVSGLKGSSRPVTPFADRARVLAGLACVDFVTGFDRPTPLELIEAVRPDVLVKGGDWPVESIVGRQSVQARGGLVLSLPLLPGYSTTSLIERILALAGHAGLDASPCRD from the coding sequence ATGTTCCCCCCCACCCGGCACAAGGCCCTCCCCCTGGAGGAACTGCTCGCCCGGCTGGAGCCGCTGCGCGCCGCCGGGGGCATCGTGTTCACCAACGGCTGCTTCGACCTGCTGCACGCCGGGCACGTGGACCTGCTGGAGCGGGCCAGGGCCCTGGGCCGGGTGCTCGTTGTTGGCCTCAATTCCGACGCCTCGGTGAGCGGGCTCAAGGGCTCCTCCCGCCCCGTGACCCCCTTCGCGGACAGGGCCCGGGTGTTGGCCGGCCTCGCCTGCGTCGATTTCGTCACCGGCTTCGACCGCCCCACCCCGCTGGAGCTCATCGAGGCCGTGCGCCCAGACGTGCTGGTGAAGGGCGGCGACTGGCCCGTGGAGTCCATCGTGGGCAGGCAGTCCGTCCAGGCCCGCGGCGGCCTGGTGCTGAGCCTGCCCCTTCTGCCCGGATACTCGACAACCTCACTGATCGAACGCATTCTTGCCCTTGCCGGACATGCGGGCCTTGACGCCTCTCCCTGCCGGGATTAA
- a CDS encoding YkgJ family cysteine cluster protein: MTTDNTPLSDHDATQAFLESLPELAPGQSFRFACHPQVPCFNACCSDLTLMLTPYDVLRLRTQLGMSSKEFIAKHALVAQAPDTGFPMMRLRMLDEVHGSPCPFVRREGCSVYPGRPGACRTYPLGRATKTGPQGEVLEQFFIVREPHCRGFEQESGWTSAEWLKDQDLQRYNESNDRYMLLMAQARDKGAPLDQRQANLVFLAAYNLDAFGDFLTRMGVLERLELDEERKAGILSDEGKRLEFGLDWLELMLFGSERTLSKKKD, encoded by the coding sequence ATGACCACAGACAACACCCCCCTGAGCGACCACGACGCCACCCAGGCCTTCTTGGAGAGCCTGCCGGAGCTTGCCCCCGGCCAGAGCTTCCGCTTCGCCTGCCATCCGCAGGTGCCCTGCTTCAACGCCTGCTGCTCCGACCTGACGCTGATGCTCACGCCCTACGACGTGCTGCGCCTGCGCACCCAGCTGGGCATGTCCAGCAAGGAGTTCATCGCCAAGCACGCCCTGGTGGCCCAGGCTCCGGACACGGGCTTCCCCATGATGCGCCTGCGCATGCTCGACGAGGTGCACGGCTCGCCCTGCCCCTTCGTGCGCCGCGAGGGCTGCTCGGTCTACCCGGGCCGCCCCGGGGCCTGCCGCACCTACCCCCTGGGCCGCGCAACAAAGACCGGCCCGCAGGGCGAGGTGCTGGAGCAGTTCTTCATCGTGCGCGAGCCCCACTGCCGGGGCTTCGAGCAGGAAAGCGGCTGGACTTCCGCCGAATGGCTCAAGGACCAGGACCTCCAGCGCTACAACGAGAGCAACGACCGCTACATGCTGCTCATGGCCCAGGCCAGGGACAAGGGCGCGCCGCTTGACCAGCGCCAGGCCAACCTGGTCTTCCTGGCGGCCTACAACCTCGACGCCTTTGGCGACTTCCTCACGCGCATGGGCGTGCTTGAACGCCTGGAACTGGACGAGGAGCGCAAGGCCGGGATTCTCTCCGACGAGGGCAAGCGCCTGGAGTTCGGGCTGGACTGGCTGGAATTGATGCTGTTCGGCTCCGAGCGCACGCTCAGCAAGAAGAAAGACTGA
- a CDS encoding ATP-binding protein, whose amino-acid sequence MPQQMTLHIDNRLQELTRLSATLEGFLNACSVTGRDAYHIQLALDELVTNIICYAYEGQGGHPIHVSLARTPEGLEIVLEDGGRPFNPLEAPEPDLDAPPETRPIGGLGIHFVRKTMDHLSYQREDGRNILRIHKNIT is encoded by the coding sequence ATGCCCCAGCAGATGACCCTGCACATCGACAACCGCCTTCAGGAACTCACCCGCTTGAGCGCCACTCTGGAGGGCTTCCTGAACGCCTGCTCGGTGACCGGGCGGGACGCCTACCACATCCAGCTGGCCCTGGACGAGCTGGTCACCAACATCATCTGTTACGCGTACGAGGGCCAAGGCGGGCACCCCATACACGTCTCGCTCGCCCGCACCCCGGAGGGGCTCGAAATCGTGTTGGAGGACGGGGGGAGGCCCTTCAATCCGCTGGAAGCCCCCGAGCCGGACCTCGACGCGCCGCCCGAAACCCGCCCCATCGGCGGGCTGGGCATCCATTTCGTGCGCAAGACCATGGATCACCTGTCCTACCAGCGCGAGGACGGCAGGAATATCCTGCGCATCCACAAGAACATCACCTGA